A genomic segment from Thermoplasmataceae archaeon encodes:
- a CDS encoding FAD-binding protein codes for MTDKHVDYETDVLIIGAGGAGLRAAIAANDSGNKVTVVTKSLLGKAHTVMAEGGIAASLGNLDSKDSWEVHFNDTFVEGVYISNWKMAELLAKEAPERVIELEKYGALFDRTPEGKISQRAFGAHTYRRLCHVGDRTGLEIIKTLEDQVLHRDIVFFDELYITKILKKDEKVIGAIGLKLNSGEFYVFRAKAVIIATGGCGKIYKVTSNSWESTGDGLGLAFNAGAELMDMEMIQFHPTGMVYPPGVKGLLVTEGVRGDGGILLNSQGERYMLRYSPKKKELDARDIVARANYAEIMAGRGTPHGGVYLDITHKGADYIKTKLPSMYAQFKDFAGVDITKEKMEVAPTVHYQMGGIKVDPETTKTNVEGLFAAGEVASGLHGANRLGGNSLADILVFGRRSGLGAGGYARDKKLETVNPPDVDTEIARVKSFLREGGKNPYDIIESLSANMSDNVGIIRNEENLEKALKNLQDLKLQVPSVSVGGNLKYNKGLLACLELPNMIIAAEAVIRGALMRKESRGAHARSDYPKKDPNFRKNIIYTKIGNDMKLELRPVPEMPDEIKKLVDPEEY; via the coding sequence ATGACAGACAAACACGTTGACTATGAAACAGATGTACTTATAATTGGGGCGGGTGGTGCAGGCCTGAGAGCTGCAATTGCCGCCAATGACTCCGGCAACAAGGTAACGGTTGTTACGAAATCGCTCCTTGGAAAGGCGCATACAGTGATGGCAGAGGGTGGGATAGCGGCCTCCCTTGGGAATCTCGATAGCAAGGATAGCTGGGAGGTGCATTTCAATGATACATTTGTGGAAGGAGTTTACATCTCCAACTGGAAGATGGCAGAACTGCTTGCAAAAGAGGCACCGGAGAGAGTTATAGAACTGGAAAAGTACGGTGCATTGTTTGACAGGACCCCTGAAGGGAAGATTTCACAGAGAGCCTTCGGCGCACACACCTATAGGAGACTTTGTCACGTAGGAGATCGCACTGGGCTCGAGATCATCAAGACGCTTGAAGACCAGGTACTGCACAGGGACATTGTTTTCTTCGATGAGCTTTACATAACAAAAATTCTTAAAAAGGATGAAAAGGTAATCGGCGCCATTGGCCTGAAGCTTAATTCTGGAGAATTCTATGTGTTTCGTGCAAAGGCCGTGATAATTGCGACCGGTGGTTGCGGAAAGATATACAAGGTGACGTCAAACTCCTGGGAATCGACTGGCGACGGCCTTGGACTGGCTTTCAACGCTGGTGCTGAGCTGATGGACATGGAGATGATACAATTTCACCCCACGGGAATGGTATACCCTCCTGGAGTCAAGGGACTCCTTGTCACGGAGGGGGTAAGGGGTGATGGTGGCATTCTTCTTAATTCTCAAGGTGAGAGATATATGCTGAGATACTCCCCCAAGAAGAAAGAACTTGATGCAAGGGATATAGTTGCTAGGGCGAACTACGCGGAGATAATGGCTGGCAGGGGTACACCGCATGGAGGAGTGTACCTGGACATCACACATAAGGGCGCAGATTACATAAAGACAAAACTACCCAGCATGTACGCACAGTTCAAGGATTTCGCGGGGGTTGACATAACGAAAGAAAAGATGGAAGTTGCCCCGACAGTGCATTATCAGATGGGTGGTATCAAGGTCGACCCAGAAACGACCAAAACAAACGTTGAGGGGCTTTTTGCTGCTGGAGAAGTCGCCAGCGGTTTGCACGGAGCTAACAGGCTTGGAGGGAATTCCCTAGCAGATATCCTGGTATTCGGAAGACGCAGTGGATTGGGAGCAGGAGGATACGCTAGGGACAAGAAGCTCGAAACGGTCAATCCTCCAGACGTAGATACGGAAATAGCGCGCGTAAAATCTTTCCTGAGGGAGGGCGGGAAGAACCCATACGACATCATAGAATCCCTTTCAGCAAATATGAGTGACAATGTCGGAATCATCCGAAATGAGGAGAATCTGGAAAAAGCCCTGAAGAACCTGCAGGATTTGAAATTGCAGGTACCGTCAGTCAGCGTTGGCGGGAACCTGAAGTACAACAAAGGGCTCCTGGCCTGCCTTGAGCTTCCCAATATGATCATAGCCGCAGAGGCGGTCATCCGAGGAGCTCTCATGCGGAAGGAAAGTAGGGGGGCGCACGCGAGAAGCGATTACCCGAAAAAGGATCCAAATTTCAGGAAAAACATAATCTACACAAAGATAGGAAATGATATGAAATTAGAATTACGGCCTGTTCCAGAAATGCCGGATGAAATTAAGAAACTTGTAGACCCGGAGGAATACTGA
- a CDS encoding succinate dehydrogenase/fumarate reductase iron-sulfur subunit encodes MDKITLSIFRQDPALEAEGKFVDYEVPTEDGMVVLDAVKYVETHIDPTLSLRWNCKAGKCGSCSAEINRKPSLMCKTRVDEAGKHITVAPMAAFPLIKDLVTDVSGNWVSLKKIPIFTPRENDEKAWTVAQIDIERSKEFKKCIECFLCQDVCHVVREHGSSGYFGPRHVVKAASADMHPMDTLDRSEFLNLSAGLGYCNITKCCQNVCPEGIHITDNAIIPEKERAVNAYYDPISIILRSRRKRKEAKNNGKH; translated from the coding sequence ATGGATAAAATAACGCTTAGTATATTTAGGCAGGACCCGGCCCTTGAGGCTGAGGGGAAATTTGTTGATTATGAAGTCCCGACCGAAGATGGGATGGTTGTGCTTGATGCCGTAAAGTATGTCGAAACGCATATAGACCCAACTCTTTCACTCCGGTGGAACTGCAAAGCCGGAAAGTGCGGATCATGTTCAGCCGAGATAAACCGCAAACCATCGCTAATGTGCAAGACGAGAGTCGATGAGGCGGGAAAACATATCACTGTAGCCCCCATGGCGGCATTCCCTCTCATTAAGGATCTAGTGACGGATGTATCCGGCAACTGGGTAAGCCTCAAGAAAATACCGATATTCACTCCAAGAGAAAATGACGAAAAAGCATGGACGGTGGCTCAGATTGACATTGAGAGATCAAAGGAATTCAAGAAATGCATTGAATGTTTTCTGTGCCAGGATGTTTGCCACGTGGTGAGGGAACATGGTTCCTCTGGGTATTTTGGACCAAGGCATGTGGTGAAGGCTGCCTCTGCCGATATGCACCCCATGGATACTCTTGATAGGTCAGAATTCCTGAACTTGAGTGCGGGCCTTGGGTACTGCAATATCACAAAATGCTGCCAGAACGTTTGTCCAGAGGGCATCCACATAACAGACAATGCGATAATACCGGAGAAAGAGCGCGCTGTCAACGCATACTATGACCCTATTTCAATTATTTTAAGATCAAGAAGGAAGAGGAAGGAGGCGAAAAACAATGGAAAACACTAA
- a CDS encoding MFS transporter has protein sequence MVRFTRHAGLTIGIMAFMGILINYVETMIMPATPVLEKFFSTNYDSLSWIITAYVISGTISAALFGRLADMYGKKNIFLILALIYAVAVSFGGFATTLDQLIFIRSIQGLGMGMFPVAFALLNDQVPKHDLALAQGILSSTFTGGAAIGLVFGAWITQNYSWEWSYHSAIPFAFGLFFLALIVLKDSSTRSKQRIDFAGVGLLAVGVVTLILGISEGEYWGWSSIRITASFAVSVLSLIAFVLVERRAESPFISMKLLRIRNVLLSNFTGLFAMAGMFFLFYSVPTLLQDPSPSGFGLSIFSAGLVMLPAALVSMLFAPLSALVTKARGPKISILIGTIVLFAAYVGLYLYRSTVLNITEEAVIMGIGLSFIFVGVINILLVSTPSKESGASTGMNVVFRNIGSSIAPAISGVLETMYVMPVTIQTVQGSYVRMFPSSQAFSYVYLIGMVFLLVSVFFTLLMKNVILKDGGKGETDNETGETVQRQPNLDG, from the coding sequence TTGGTCAGGTTCACAAGGCATGCGGGGCTAACCATAGGCATAATGGCCTTCATGGGCATTCTTATAAATTATGTAGAGACAATGATAATGCCAGCAACCCCCGTGCTTGAAAAATTCTTCAGCACAAATTACGATTCACTATCATGGATTATAACGGCCTATGTAATTTCAGGCACGATTTCAGCCGCCCTGTTCGGCAGATTGGCTGACATGTACGGCAAGAAAAATATATTTCTCATACTTGCTCTGATTTATGCGGTCGCGGTTTCTTTTGGGGGATTTGCCACAACCCTTGATCAGTTGATATTTATTCGATCTATTCAGGGGCTGGGTATGGGTATGTTTCCGGTTGCGTTTGCTCTCCTCAACGATCAGGTGCCAAAGCACGATCTGGCACTTGCTCAAGGGATTTTGAGTTCCACCTTCACCGGCGGCGCTGCTATTGGACTTGTTTTTGGGGCGTGGATAACCCAGAATTACTCGTGGGAATGGTCGTACCATTCTGCTATACCTTTTGCCTTTGGCCTCTTTTTCCTGGCTCTTATAGTCCTCAAGGACAGTTCAACACGCTCCAAGCAGAGGATAGATTTTGCAGGAGTTGGGTTACTTGCTGTGGGAGTGGTTACTCTTATTCTTGGAATATCTGAGGGAGAATACTGGGGCTGGTCTTCGATACGTATTACTGCTTCTTTTGCGGTCTCAGTACTGTCGCTTATAGCGTTCGTCCTAGTGGAGAGAAGGGCGGAATCCCCATTCATAAGCATGAAGCTGCTAAGGATCAGAAATGTATTACTCTCAAATTTCACAGGACTCTTTGCAATGGCTGGTATGTTTTTCCTATTTTACAGCGTACCCACGCTGCTTCAAGATCCATCGCCTTCTGGATTTGGCCTTAGTATATTCAGCGCGGGGCTTGTAATGCTCCCTGCTGCGCTTGTTTCGATGCTTTTTGCACCACTTTCAGCCCTGGTCACAAAGGCTCGGGGCCCGAAGATTTCAATACTCATTGGTACCATCGTGCTCTTCGCTGCATATGTGGGCCTATACCTGTACAGGTCCACGGTGCTGAACATAACGGAAGAGGCAGTGATTATGGGCATAGGACTTTCTTTTATATTTGTAGGGGTGATCAATATCCTTTTGGTCTCCACACCTAGCAAGGAATCTGGGGCTTCAACCGGCATGAATGTTGTATTCAGGAACATAGGTTCGTCCATAGCTCCGGCCATAAGTGGCGTTCTTGAGACAATGTATGTGATGCCAGTTACGATTCAAACAGTGCAGGGTTCCTATGTCAGGATGTTCCCATCTTCGCAGGCGTTCAGTTATGTTTACCTGATAGGAATGGTGTTCCTGCTCGTTTCTGTATTCTTCACCCTGTTGATGAAAAATGTGATCCTCAAAGATGGCGGTAAAGGGGAAACAGATAATGAAACTGGGGAGACTGTTCAGCGCCAGCCTAATTTAGATGGCTAG
- a CDS encoding DedA family protein — translation MSVLLSIVDSVVLFVQNLISTIGYPGIFGLMVLEGLLIPVPSEVVLAFGGYLALTGALPPYFGISAYIIVLIAGSLGNLVGALLAYVLGDKGGIPLIMRYGKYFGLDEGSIQRTHRWFVKYGDSSVFFTRLVPVFRSFISIPAGVAKMRLRDFTILTLVGSILWDILLVYLGYSLGPHWQDILSYFDQYTYVAAAAFVAVLIWIIYRGHLRKKGKMEGAVAKH, via the coding sequence GTGTCTGTATTACTATCAATAGTAGATAGTGTAGTTTTATTCGTGCAAAACCTGATCAGCACTATTGGTTACCCTGGAATATTCGGCCTTATGGTGCTTGAAGGGCTTCTCATTCCAGTACCTTCCGAAGTGGTCTTGGCATTTGGGGGTTACCTAGCTCTGACAGGTGCTCTTCCGCCATATTTTGGTATTTCTGCTTATATAATAGTATTGATTGCGGGATCGCTGGGAAATTTAGTGGGTGCCCTTTTAGCTTATGTCCTTGGAGACAAGGGGGGAATCCCGCTTATAATGAGGTACGGTAAATATTTCGGGCTGGACGAGGGCTCAATTCAGCGGACACACAGGTGGTTTGTTAAGTATGGAGACTCATCGGTATTCTTCACCAGGCTCGTTCCCGTGTTCAGGTCATTCATCTCCATACCGGCCGGTGTTGCTAAGATGCGGCTCAGAGACTTCACCATACTCACACTTGTTGGGAGCATTTTATGGGATATCCTGCTTGTGTATCTAGGATATTCCCTTGGCCCTCACTGGCAGGATATACTCAGTTATTTCGACCAGTATACCTACGTTGCAGCCGCAGCATTTGTGGCAGTATTGATATGGATCATCTACAGGGGTCACTTGCGAAAGAAAGGGAAAATGGAAGGTGCTGTGGCTAAGCACTGA